One part of the Candidatus Melainabacteria bacterium genome encodes these proteins:
- a CDS encoding MFS transporter codes for MSEIEKWEIEDKEFWTTKGSTIAYKNLWVSIFCLMLAFCVWMSWSIITVQMKNLGFPFNDEQLFTLTAVAGLTGATLRIPYSFLVGISGGRNIIALTTFLLLVPAVGIGIALQDIGTPFLVFVTLAALSGIGGGVFASSMSNISSFFPKRMQGLALGLNAGLGNFGVSVTQIVIPVAISVSIFGTLCGNGRPLLSALGSTPAGTLTYIQNGGFVWIPFLILGTIFAWFGMDNLPVHKIGPAISCLVKIFWLTFLGFVSSSFGLYLLLVQKLDLWVVLPLTIIVTLVLMDFTPKQVRLNLNNQYEIFKNKHNWIVTLLYIMTFGTFIGYSAAFPLFIKVIFGYLPGGVVNPNAPNPFYFAWLGPFVGSLIRPIGGWLSDKVGGAKVTHVNTVIMTICVVGIANLVKLAKSSPNPEQHFILFLLVSLVLFFAVGIGNGAIFRKVPVIFEAKQAGPVLGWISAVAAYGAFIIPKLFGASIEAGTPELALYNLAAFYVFCLLLNWWYYAREGAEVCC; via the coding sequence ATGAGCGAAATTGAAAAATGGGAAATTGAAGACAAAGAATTTTGGACAACCAAAGGAAGTACAATTGCATATAAGAACTTATGGGTTTCAATTTTTTGTCTAATGCTAGCCTTTTGTGTCTGGATGTCATGGAGTATTATCACTGTCCAAATGAAAAATCTTGGGTTTCCTTTTAATGACGAGCAGCTCTTTACATTAACTGCAGTAGCAGGACTTACTGGGGCAACTCTTAGGATTCCTTATTCCTTTTTGGTTGGAATCTCTGGTGGTAGGAATATTATTGCTTTAACAACTTTTCTCTTACTTGTTCCTGCAGTTGGCATTGGTATTGCTTTACAAGACATAGGTACTCCGTTTTTAGTTTTTGTTACCTTAGCTGCTCTTTCAGGTATTGGTGGTGGAGTATTTGCATCGTCTATGTCAAATATTAGTTCTTTCTTTCCAAAAAGGATGCAAGGACTTGCACTTGGATTAAATGCCGGCCTTGGGAATTTTGGTGTGAGTGTTACACAAATTGTAATTCCAGTAGCAATATCTGTGTCAATTTTTGGTACACTTTGTGGAAACGGAAGGCCACTTTTAAGTGCTTTAGGAAGTACACCAGCTGGGACTCTAACTTACATCCAAAATGGTGGCTTTGTTTGGATTCCATTTCTTATTCTTGGAACTATTTTTGCCTGGTTTGGTATGGATAATCTTCCTGTTCATAAGATTGGGCCTGCAATTTCTTGTCTTGTAAAAATATTCTGGTTAACTTTTTTAGGTTTTGTAAGCTCATCTTTTGGTTTGTATTTATTACTTGTTCAAAAATTGGATTTATGGGTAGTTCTTCCACTAACTATAATTGTTACTTTAGTTCTTATGGACTTTACACCAAAACAAGTAAGATTAAACCTGAATAATCAATATGAAATTTTTAAAAACAAACATAACTGGATAGTTACACTTTTGTATATAATGACCTTTGGTACCTTCATTGGATATTCAGCAGCATTTCCACTTTTTATAAAGGTTATATTTGGATATTTGCCTGGTGGAGTAGTAAATCCAAATGCTCCAAATCCTTTTTACTTTGCTTGGCTTGGACCTTTTGTAGGTTCATTAATTAGGCCAATTGGAGGATGGCTTTCAGATAAAGTTGGTGGCGCAAAAGTTACTCATGTAAACACTGTTATTATGACTATATGTGTAGTCGGTATTGCAAATCTTGTTAAGTTAGCAAAGAGTTCACCAAATCCAGAACAACATTTTATATTGTTCTTGCTTGTTTCTTTAGTTTTGTTTTTTGCTGTTGGCATTGGTAATGGTGCCATATTTAGAAAAGTACCTGTAATATTTGAAGCCAAGCAAGCAGGACCAGTACTTGGATGGATATCAGCAGTTGCTGCATATGGTGCATTTATTATACCTAAGCTTTTTGGAGCTAGTATTGAAGCTGGTACACCAGAATTAGCACTTTATAACCTTGCTGCATTTTATGTATTTTGCTTACTACTTAACTGGTGGTATTATGCAAGAGAAGGTGCCGAGGTTTGTTGCTGA
- a CDS encoding DUF4143 domain-containing protein: protein MSKAFKPYLNLTAYFLLGRNLIFNIKPWNKKITRSLHKSSKVYFYDWASVSSPGAKLENFVASQLFKACTLWQDRYGYKYDLNYIRTYDGAEVDFLITCERKPWLLIEVKQGQPDIQSSLYRFKTELNIPALLLTNLPKINTKHKEGISIMSLERFLSILP from the coding sequence CTGTCAAAAGCTTTTAAGCCGTACCTTAACCTTACAGCCTACTTCCTGCTAGGCAGAAACCTTATTTTTAATATTAAACCCTGGAATAAAAAAATCACAAGATCCTTGCATAAAAGTTCTAAGGTATATTTTTATGACTGGGCTTCAGTAAGTTCTCCAGGAGCTAAGTTGGAAAATTTTGTTGCTTCACAACTATTTAAAGCATGTACTTTATGGCAAGACAGATATGGATATAAATATGATTTAAATTATATTAGAACCTACGACGGTGCTGAAGTTGATTTTTTAATTACCTGTGAAAGAAAGCCTTGGCTTTTAATTGAAGTAAAACAGGGACAGCCTGATATTCAATCTTCATTGTATAGATTTAAAACTGAGTTAAACATCCCTGCTTTGCTGTTAACCAATCTTCCTAAAATAAACACTAAACATAAAGAGGGAATAAGTATTATGAGCTTAGAAAGATTTTTATCAATTTTGCCATAA
- a CDS encoding AAA family ATPase, with amino-acid sequence MAKKTTNTPVVTLTGIRQSGKSTLLRHLFKEWKYITFDNIQLRDEANRDPALFLKKYPDKTIFDEAQKNT; translated from the coding sequence TTGGCAAAAAAAACAACAAATACTCCTGTGGTTACGTTGACTGGCATAAGGCAAAGTGGCAAGTCGACATTACTGCGTCACTTATTTAAAGAGTGGAAATATATAACATTTGATAATATACAACTAAGAGATGAAGCAAACAGAGATCCTGCATTATTTTTAAAAAAATATCCAGACAAAACTATTTTTGATGAAGCTCAAAAAAACACCTGA
- a CDS encoding DUF4143 domain-containing protein, whose protein sequence is MKLKKTPDLFHEIKLQVDTNKKKRFILSGSSNFLLLSNITESLAGRTSLCELYPFSLSESKEVKLEETFLEELQKAKTIEDINLKRENKYTFNEIINAILFGGFPRIHEMTSHEDKLEYFQDYQTIVIEKDFRDFIKVKNLQEFNKLYRALAFQTGNLLNYANLSNDLGISAVTTKEYINLLITTYQFFLLYPYYKKLKTRLVKTPKIYSLDTGLTNSLERITDKDRLLNSGRFGNIFENWVLTELIKQKSLLGIQPDFHFFRTSTGIEIDLIIDFTDKLIPIEIKSTAKVDFTSIKSIDYFMESFQSSKTKVPFGLVIYLGDDIVYTNPNK, encoded by the coding sequence ATGAAGCTCAAAAAAACACCTGACTTGTTCCATGAGATTAAGCTACAGGTTGATACAAACAAAAAGAAGAGGTTTATACTGTCTGGCTCTTCTAATTTTTTGCTTTTGTCAAATATAACAGAAAGCCTTGCAGGCAGAACATCTCTTTGTGAGCTCTATCCTTTTTCATTATCAGAATCCAAGGAGGTAAAACTTGAAGAAACCTTCTTAGAAGAATTACAAAAAGCAAAAACAATTGAGGACATAAATCTTAAAAGAGAAAACAAATATACCTTTAATGAAATTATAAATGCAATTTTATTTGGTGGTTTTCCTAGAATTCATGAAATGACGAGTCATGAAGATAAACTAGAGTATTTTCAGGACTATCAAACAATCGTGATAGAGAAAGATTTTCGTGATTTTATAAAAGTCAAAAACCTTCAGGAATTTAACAAACTATACAGAGCACTTGCATTTCAGACGGGAAATTTACTGAATTATGCAAATCTTTCAAATGATCTTGGGATCTCAGCAGTAACAACAAAAGAATATATAAATCTTCTTATTACAACCTATCAATTTTTTTTGCTTTATCCATACTATAAAAAATTAAAGACAAGACTTGTTAAAACTCCTAAAATATATTCCTTAGATACAGGATTAACAAATTCCCTTGAGAGAATCACTGATAAAGACAGGCTTTTAAACAGTGGGAGATTTGGAAATATATTTGAGAATTGGGTTTTAACTGAACTTATAAAACAAAAATCTTTACTCGGCATACAGCCTGATTTTCACTTTTTTAGAACATCAACAGGAATTGAGATAGATCTAATAATTGATTTTACTGATAAGCTTATTCCTATAGAAATTAAATCCACTGCAAAAGTTGACTTTACAAGTATAAAAAGTATTGATTATTTTATGGAATCTTTTCAAAGTTCCAAAACCAAAGTACCTTTTGGGCTTGTAATTTATTTAGGAGACGATATAGTTTATACCAACCCTAATAAATAA